The Chryseobacterium sp. JV274 sequence AACCTTCAGCCAGGCGATGCCTTTGACGGTTTGTATCAAGCTGCTAAAGCCAGAAGCGAAGCAGACTGGCTGGTAGGAATCAATGCTACTCAGGCATTAACCATCGCAGGAAACCAAGATGTTTATTCATTAGGCAGAGTACAAACACCAACTCTTGCTTTAATCTGTCAACGGTTTCTTCAGCATCAAAACTTCACCAAGCAAAAATACTTTCAGATTCAGCTGAGCTACAGAAAAGAATATACAGACTTCACCAGTCTTTCGCTATCACAATGGGAGGAAAAAAAGCAGGCAGAACAAATCCAAAAGATTATAGAGCGGGAGGGAAGAGCTGTTGTGGAAGATGTATCTGTTAAAACAGTACAGGAGCAATCTCCATTACTTTTCGACCTCACGGAATTACAGAAAGAAGCCAACAGGAAACTGGGGCTTTCTGCTGATGAGATTTTACAAACAGCCCAAAGCCTCTATGAGAAACAGTTCATCACTTACCCCAGAACCGGCAGCAAGTATATTCCTGAAGATGTATGGAGTGATATTCCTGAGCTGGTCAGAATACTGAATCAGACAGAACCCTTCAAAACAGCCGTAACCCATTTAAAATTCGGAAACTTCAACAAGAGAATAGTCAATGATCTAAAAGTTACCGACCATCATGGATTACTCATAACCACTAAAACACCTTCTGCACTTAGTGCTACGGAAAAAGCCATTTACGAGATGATTGCATACCGCTTATTGGAATCCCTATCCCATACCTGTATAAAACAAGCCACCCAGATCCAGATAAAAGTCCATCATTATGAATTTCAGATCAAGGGATCAAAAATACTCAATCAAGGCTGGCGAGCCATCAAAGGGATTCTTTCTGACAATGAAAATTCTAATAATATAGATGAAGCCCTTACAGAACTACTGGAATTCAAAACAGGAGATGAGCTCAAAATATCAAAAACAGAATTATTGGAAAAAGTTACACAACCACCAAAACTTTTTACTGAAGCCGACCTTTTATCTGCGATGGAAAATGTGGGTAGATCTATTGAGAATAAAGAAGAACAGAAAGCGCTATCCAATATCGGCATCGGAACACCAGCTACAAGAGCCTCCATTATGGAAACCCTGCTCAGCAGAAATTATATTATCAGAAAAAGCAAAACATTAATTCCCACCGATAAAGGTTTACAAGTTTACAACCTGGTCAAAGACAAAAAAATAGCCAATGTCCAAATGACCGCAGAATGGGAAATAATGCTTGATAAAATTGAAAAAGGAGAACTCAATAAAACTCAATTCATCAACGACATCCAACACTACACAGCAGAAATCACCAATGAACTCTTATCACTTCATATTCCCCAAGAAGATATTCCCCAACTCAAATGCCCCAGATGCCAACAACACAATCTTATTATCAAGGATAAAATTGTCAAATGCCCCGATGATCAGTGCAGTTGGATTCTCTTCAGAACCATATGCGGAGTACAACTCAGTAGTAAAGATCTTACCTTATTATTAACTCAAAACAAAACATCACTCATCAAAAACATGAAAAGCAAAAACGGTAAAAAGTTTGATGCTTACTTATTACTGAAGGATGATTTCAGTACATCATTTGAATTTGGAAATAAGAATTAATTTCAAAAAATTAATAGAATAAAGAAGCAGCCGATAGGCTGCTTCTTTATTCTACATTTTATCCAATTCTTTTAATTCCTTAAAATAAAGTCTAAAATATTTACTACTTTTTTTTGAATTTTGTTAGCCATTATGATAGTGATATAGTAGGAAATTAGATTATAATAATGTAATACAATTATTTAAAAAGTATAGTTAAGTATTATGGTATAATGATTAGTAAAATCTTAATAATATTTTTTTATAGTATTGTAAAGTAATATTTATTATTTAAATTTAAAAATATTTCAAAACCATGAAGACATTTATACAAATCAAAATTAACTTTTTGAAACTTTGCTTTGTTATTGTATTTTCAACTATTTCATGTATCAAAACATACGCCCAAAAATTTGAAGATATATTTTTAGCTAACGATTTTGTACTTTATAAAAATACAAAGGTAAAATTAAAACAAGATCTCATTGGAGTCAACTTTAGTCACAATTTTTATGGTGAT is a genomic window containing:
- a CDS encoding type IA DNA topoisomerase — protein: MKAIIAEKPSVAREIAQLLGAHEKKDGYLSGNGYCVTWALGHLIALGMPEDYDIRGFNKASLPIFPNPFILTPKKLKKAKGYEPDPSALKQLNTIKQVISQCSSIIVATDAGREGELIFRYIYHYIECNKPFERLWISSLTEKAIQDGFKNLQPGDAFDGLYQAAKARSEADWLVGINATQALTIAGNQDVYSLGRVQTPTLALICQRFLQHQNFTKQKYFQIQLSYRKEYTDFTSLSLSQWEEKKQAEQIQKIIEREGRAVVEDVSVKTVQEQSPLLFDLTELQKEANRKLGLSADEILQTAQSLYEKQFITYPRTGSKYIPEDVWSDIPELVRILNQTEPFKTAVTHLKFGNFNKRIVNDLKVTDHHGLLITTKTPSALSATEKAIYEMIAYRLLESLSHTCIKQATQIQIKVHHYEFQIKGSKILNQGWRAIKGILSDNENSNNIDEALTELLEFKTGDELKISKTELLEKVTQPPKLFTEADLLSAMENVGRSIENKEEQKALSNIGIGTPATRASIMETLLSRNYIIRKSKTLIPTDKGLQVYNLVKDKKIANVQMTAEWEIMLDKIEKGELNKTQFINDIQHYTAEITNELLSLHIPQEDIPQLKCPRCQQHNLIIKDKIVKCPDDQCSWILFRTICGVQLSSKDLTLLLTQNKTSLIKNMKSKNGKKFDAYLLLKDDFSTSFEFGNKN